One window of Mediterraneibacter butyricigenes genomic DNA carries:
- a CDS encoding dCTP deaminase/dUTPase family protein, with protein MKKIAKFHKVSYEQFLEGWKDTFPETTEEKVKEIYEQIRLPKRATAGSAGYDFFSPVDFTVAPGQGIKIPTGIRVEMEPEWVLKCYPRSGLGFKYRLQLNNTVGIIDSDYFYSDNEGHIFAKLTNDSREDKTLELKAGEGFMQGIFVEYGITVDDDATAIRNGGFGSTT; from the coding sequence ATGAAAAAAATTGCAAAGTTTCATAAAGTAAGTTATGAGCAGTTTCTGGAAGGATGGAAAGATACATTTCCGGAAACAACGGAGGAAAAGGTAAAAGAGATCTATGAACAGATCAGGCTGCCAAAAAGAGCGACAGCAGGGTCTGCTGGGTATGATTTCTTTTCTCCGGTGGATTTTACGGTTGCGCCGGGTCAGGGAATCAAGATCCCGACCGGAATCCGTGTGGAAATGGAACCGGAGTGGGTGTTGAAATGTTATCCGAGAAGCGGTCTGGGCTTCAAATATCGTCTGCAGTTGAACAACACCGTGGGAATCATTGACAGCGATTATTTCTATTCGGATAATGAGGGACATATTTTTGCAAAACTGACCAATGATTCCAGAGAAGACAAGACTCTGGAACTGAAAGCCGGAGAAGGTTTTATGCAGGGGATTTTCGTAGAGTACGGAATCACAGTGGATGATGATGCGACAGCCATTCGCAACGGGGGATTCGGAAGTACCACATAA
- the rplT gene encoding 50S ribosomal protein L20, with protein sequence MARIKGGMNAKKKHNRTLKLAKGYRGARSKQYRVAKQSVMRALTSSYAGRKQRKRQMRQLWIARINAAARMNGLSYSKLMHGLKLAGVDMNRKMLAELAVSDKEGFAALAEVAKEKLA encoded by the coding sequence ATGGCAAGAATTAAAGGCGGAATGAACGCAAAGAAAAAGCATAATAGAACATTAAAACTGGCGAAAGGATACAGAGGAGCTAGATCCAAACAGTACAGAGTTGCAAAACAGTCTGTTATGAGAGCTCTTACCTCTTCTTACGCTGGAAGAAAACAGAGAAAACGTCAGATGAGACAGCTTTGGATCGCTCGTATCAACGCAGCAGCAAGAATGAACGGACTTTCTTACAGCAAACTGATGCACGGACTGAAGCTTGCAGGTGTTGACATGAACCGCAAGATGTTAGCAGAACTGGCAGTCAGCGACAAAGAAGGCTTCGCAGCACTGGCAGAAGTTGCAAAAGAAAAACTTGCATAA
- a CDS encoding spore germination protein has protein sequence MKEKEVGSSFHDNLAWMDQHLPVEASFDLIKREIEIGGRNAAFYFIDGFMKDEAMLKLLDSMMKIKPEDMPERILEFSAKCIPYVEVEILHQFDQVMKNMFSGVTCLFIEEYEGCIAIDCRTYPARGVEEPETDKSLRGSRDGFVETVVFNTAMMRRRIRDPHLIMKMESVGKSSKTDVVICYMEDRVDSKVLQVVTERVEGLTLDDMKMNQQTLAEALFRRKWFNPFPKFKYTERPDTATACLLEGKIVMLVDNSPSALILPTSILDMIEEANDYYFPTLTGIYLKVSRAIITVLTVFLTPVFLLMMQNLNWLPKVFAFVAVKDMVNIPLIFQLLILELAIDGLRLAALNTPSMLSTPLSVIAGLVLGEFSVQSGWFNSEVMLYMAFVAVANYTQPNFELGYALKFMRLMLLVLTALLNWIGFLIGMILVFCAVAFNKTLSGRSYLRIRRN, from the coding sequence ATGAAAGAAAAAGAAGTCGGCAGTTCTTTTCACGACAATCTGGCGTGGATGGATCAACATTTGCCTGTGGAGGCGAGCTTTGATCTGATCAAGCGGGAGATTGAAATTGGTGGGAGGAATGCCGCTTTTTATTTTATAGATGGTTTTATGAAAGATGAAGCCATGTTAAAGCTTCTGGATTCCATGATGAAGATCAAACCGGAAGATATGCCGGAGAGAATTCTGGAGTTTTCGGCAAAATGTATTCCATATGTGGAAGTGGAAATTTTGCATCAGTTTGATCAAGTGATGAAAAATATGTTTTCGGGCGTGACCTGCCTCTTCATCGAGGAATATGAGGGATGCATAGCCATTGATTGTCGGACTTATCCGGCCAGAGGCGTGGAAGAGCCGGAGACAGACAAATCACTTCGGGGATCCAGAGACGGATTTGTGGAAACGGTTGTATTTAACACGGCGATGATGAGAAGAAGGATTCGGGATCCGCACCTGATTATGAAAATGGAATCGGTGGGGAAAAGCTCGAAAACGGATGTGGTGATTTGCTATATGGAAGACCGGGTGGATTCGAAAGTGTTACAGGTAGTGACAGAACGGGTGGAAGGACTGACACTTGATGATATGAAAATGAATCAGCAGACGCTGGCAGAGGCGTTATTTCGCAGAAAGTGGTTCAATCCGTTTCCAAAATTCAAGTATACAGAACGTCCGGATACGGCGACAGCCTGCTTACTGGAAGGGAAAATCGTAATGCTTGTTGACAACTCGCCATCGGCATTGATTCTCCCGACTTCCATCCTGGATATGATCGAAGAGGCAAATGATTATTATTTTCCGACTCTGACCGGGATCTATCTGAAAGTTTCGAGGGCAATCATTACGGTTCTCACAGTTTTCCTGACGCCGGTGTTTTTATTGATGATGCAGAACCTGAACTGGCTTCCGAAAGTGTTTGCATTTGTGGCAGTCAAGGATATGGTGAATATTCCGCTGATCTTTCAGCTTCTGATTCTGGAACTGGCGATTGATGGTCTGAGACTTGCCGCACTGAATACACCAAGCATGCTGAGTACACCCCTGAGCGTGATTGCAGGTCTGGTACTGGGAGAATTCTCGGTGCAGTCCGGGTGGTTCAACAGTGAAGTCATGCTGTATATGGCGTTTGTGGCGGTAGCAAATTATACTCAGCCGAATTTTGAACTGGGATATGCTCTGAAATTTATGCGGCTGATGCTTCTGGTTCTGACCGCACTTTTGAACTGGATTGGTTTTCTGATCGGGATGATCCTGGTGTTTTGCGCTGTTGCGTTTAACAAGACACTTTCCGGGCGAAGTTATCTCAGAATCCGGAGAAATTAA
- a CDS encoding aminotransferase class I/II-fold pyridoxal phosphate-dependent enzyme, translating into MEFQFSDKVNSFKPGIFAALNEKKEERMRKGLPVYNLSIGTPDFKPAPYVMKAMEEACKDPENYKYSLEELPELIEAMQNRYQTRYGVKLEADEIMSVYGSQEGMAHIGMVFCNPGDTMLVPDPGYPMFEMCGIMANANVVPYRLNPEKGFLPDLEDIPDEILKEAKFMIVSYPLNPVCVCAPDSFYKELIAFAKKYEIIILHDNAYSDIVYTGERGKSFLQFEGAKEVGVEFYSLSKSYNLTGARISFVVGNHEIIRKFKVLRSQIDYGIFLPVQKAAIAALNGPEEYVLDQQKNYEKRNRMLCGGLRELGWNVPDSQGTMFVWAPIPKGYESSFEFCMELMEKTGIIVTPGSAFGEHGEGYVRMALVANEEKIGEILKVIKESGILEK; encoded by the coding sequence ATGGAGTTTCAGTTTTCAGATAAAGTAAACAGTTTTAAACCGGGGATTTTTGCAGCCTTGAACGAAAAGAAGGAAGAACGGATGCGAAAAGGACTTCCTGTCTATAATCTTTCTATCGGAACACCGGATTTCAAACCGGCACCGTATGTGATGAAGGCGATGGAAGAAGCCTGTAAAGATCCGGAAAATTATAAATATTCTCTGGAAGAACTTCCGGAGCTGATCGAAGCGATGCAGAACCGTTATCAGACCAGATACGGAGTGAAGCTGGAGGCGGATGAGATTATGTCTGTTTATGGCTCTCAGGAAGGTATGGCACATATCGGAATGGTGTTCTGTAATCCGGGAGATACGATGCTGGTTCCGGATCCGGGGTATCCGATGTTTGAGATGTGCGGAATTATGGCAAATGCAAATGTGGTTCCCTACCGTTTGAACCCAGAGAAAGGATTTCTGCCGGATCTGGAGGACATTCCGGATGAGATCTTAAAAGAGGCAAAATTTATGATCGTGTCTTATCCATTAAATCCGGTCTGTGTCTGTGCGCCGGATTCCTTCTATAAAGAACTGATCGCATTTGCAAAAAAATATGAGATCATTATTTTACATGACAATGCGTATTCTGATATTGTTTATACTGGAGAACGAGGTAAATCTTTCTTGCAGTTCGAAGGTGCAAAAGAGGTGGGTGTGGAATTTTATTCCCTGTCAAAGTCTTACAACCTAACGGGAGCCCGGATTTCGTTTGTGGTGGGCAATCATGAGATTATTCGGAAGTTTAAGGTGCTGCGTTCCCAGATTGATTACGGAATCTTCCTGCCGGTGCAAAAAGCTGCGATTGCTGCGTTGAACGGCCCGGAAGAATATGTGCTGGATCAGCAGAAAAATTATGAAAAGAGAAATCGGATGCTCTGTGGTGGGTTACGGGAACTTGGATGGAATGTGCCGGACAGCCAGGGGACCATGTTTGTCTGGGCACCAATCCCGAAAGGCTACGAGTCGTCCTTTGAATTTTGTATGGAACTGATGGAAAAGACGGGAATCATCGTTACACCGGGAAGCGCATTCGGAGAACATGGAGAAGGGTATGTGCGGATGGCACTGGTGGCAAATGAAGAGAAGATTGGTGAGATCTTAAAGGTGATTAAAGAATCAGGGATTCTAGAAAAATAA
- the rpmI gene encoding 50S ribosomal protein L35, translating into MPKIKTNRAAAKRFKKTGTGKLKRNKAYKSHILTKKTTKRKRNLRQSTITDATNVKNMKKVLPYL; encoded by the coding sequence ATGCCAAAAATCAAAACAAATAGAGCAGCTGCAAAGCGCTTCAAAAAGACAGGTACCGGTAAACTGAAAAGAAATAAAGCTTACAAGAGCCATATCTTAACAAAGAAGACTACCAAGAGAAAGAGAAATCTGAGACAGTCTACTATTACAGACGCTACGAATGTAAAGAACATGAAGAAAGTGTTACCATATCTGTAA
- a CDS encoding alpha-hydroxy-acid oxidizing protein encodes MTYEEILKNARGCIGPYCKACPVCNGRACSNQMPGPGAKGSGTLAVRNYETWQNIRINMDTICEKQDVSTKLEMFGKTFSAPFFAGPVGSVKLHYGEKYTEDEYNQILVSGCAKEGIAAFTGDGVDEMVMKEGTAVISANGGIGVPTVKPWDLGTIREKMELVKKSGAFAVAMDIDAAGLPFLKNLNPPAGSKSVDELKEIVKMAEIPFILKGIMTPKGARKAMEAGAAGIVVSNHGGRVLDQCPATAEVLPEIVKAVEGKMKIFVDGGIRSGTDVFKALALGADAVIIARPFVTAVYGGGSEGVQVYTNKIKSELEDTMAMCGTFSLDEIGTEQIWRG; translated from the coding sequence ATGACTTATGAAGAGATTTTAAAAAACGCAAGAGGATGCATCGGACCTTACTGCAAGGCCTGTCCGGTCTGCAACGGAAGAGCCTGTTCCAACCAGATGCCTGGTCCGGGGGCGAAGGGTAGCGGTACACTGGCCGTCCGGAACTATGAAACATGGCAGAATATCCGGATTAATATGGATACAATCTGCGAGAAACAGGATGTATCCACGAAATTAGAAATGTTTGGCAAGACATTTTCGGCTCCGTTTTTTGCGGGTCCGGTAGGTTCTGTGAAATTACATTATGGAGAAAAATATACGGAAGACGAATATAATCAGATTCTGGTTTCAGGTTGTGCAAAGGAAGGGATCGCAGCGTTTACCGGAGACGGTGTAGATGAGATGGTAATGAAAGAAGGAACTGCGGTGATCTCGGCAAATGGCGGAATCGGGGTTCCGACGGTTAAACCGTGGGATCTGGGAACCATTCGTGAAAAGATGGAGTTGGTGAAAAAATCAGGCGCCTTTGCGGTGGCGATGGATATTGATGCAGCAGGCTTACCGTTTCTGAAGAATTTGAATCCGCCGGCGGGCAGTAAATCGGTAGATGAATTAAAAGAGATCGTGAAGATGGCGGAGATTCCGTTTATTTTAAAAGGAATTATGACACCGAAAGGTGCAAGAAAAGCCATGGAAGCAGGTGCGGCAGGAATTGTAGTGTCCAATCACGGCGGACGGGTACTGGATCAGTGTCCGGCAACGGCGGAAGTGCTGCCGGAGATCGTAAAAGCGGTGGAAGGAAAGATGAAGATCTTCGTAGACGGCGGAATCCGTTCCGGTACAGATGTATTCAAGGCACTGGCACTCGGAGCGGACGCAGTGATCATTGCAAGACCATTTGTGACAGCAGTCTATGGCGGGGGAAGTGAAGGCGTACAGGTTTACACCAATAAGATCAAATCGGAACTGGAAGATACGATGGCGATGTGCGGAACATTTTCACTGGATGAGATCGGAACGGAACAGATTTGGAGAGGATAG
- a CDS encoding cupin domain-containing protein has product MLGMKNINKAEVMTLKDQVAYQQGQVVSKTLAQSDALSVTLFSFDKGEEISTHESGGDAFVTCLDGVGKITIDGKEYELHEGESIVMPAKHPHAVYGQEQFKMLLVVVF; this is encoded by the coding sequence ATGTTAGGAATGAAAAATATCAATAAAGCAGAAGTAATGACCCTGAAAGATCAGGTGGCATATCAGCAGGGACAGGTAGTCAGTAAGACATTGGCTCAGAGCGATGCCCTGAGTGTGACGCTGTTTTCTTTTGATAAAGGAGAAGAGATAAGTACACATGAATCCGGAGGAGATGCGTTTGTGACTTGTCTGGATGGTGTTGGAAAGATTACCATCGATGGGAAGGAGTATGAACTTCACGAGGGAGAATCTATCGTAATGCCTGCAAAGCATCCGCATGCGGTTTATGGGCAGGAACAGTTTAAGATGCTGCTGGTTGTGGTATTTTAG
- a CDS encoding DegV family protein, whose translation MREFVITVNSTVDLPLSWLEERNVPVIPLKYTIDGETYTDMYGLSAKEFFAKLREGKMATTSQINPAEAKAALEPFLKEGKDVLHLAFSSGLSGTCNSMKLAQEELQEEYPDAKIYVIDTLCACMGEGLLLYYALKQKAEGKTIDEIADWAEKNKLHICHNVTVDDLNHLQRGGRISRTTAVLGTLVQIKPIIHMDEEGRLQVIGKERGRKKSLHKIVDMAIERSKGWENDIIMITHGDCLEDAQYVAKLVKEKMGIDNILIHNIGTVIGSHTGPGVVAVFNMGEYR comes from the coding sequence ATGAGAGAGTTTGTGATTACAGTAAACAGTACTGTGGATTTGCCGCTGTCATGGCTGGAAGAGAGAAATGTACCGGTAATTCCTTTGAAATATACGATAGACGGAGAAACCTATACAGATATGTACGGACTGAGTGCGAAAGAGTTCTTTGCGAAGCTGAGAGAGGGAAAGATGGCGACGACATCTCAGATCAATCCGGCAGAAGCAAAAGCAGCACTGGAACCGTTTCTGAAAGAAGGAAAAGATGTATTGCATCTGGCATTTTCTTCCGGGCTCAGCGGAACCTGCAACAGCATGAAGCTGGCCCAGGAAGAACTCCAGGAAGAATACCCGGACGCGAAGATCTATGTGATCGATACACTGTGCGCTTGCATGGGCGAGGGATTACTTCTATATTATGCCCTGAAACAGAAAGCAGAAGGAAAGACGATTGATGAGATTGCAGACTGGGCGGAAAAGAACAAACTTCACATTTGCCATAATGTGACGGTGGATGATCTGAACCACCTGCAAAGAGGAGGAAGAATCTCCAGGACGACAGCAGTTCTGGGAACCCTTGTCCAGATCAAACCTATCATACATATGGATGAAGAAGGAAGACTTCAGGTCATTGGAAAAGAGAGAGGGAGAAAAAAATCTCTCCACAAGATCGTGGATATGGCCATAGAGCGTTCCAAAGGCTGGGAAAATGACATCATCATGATCACCCACGGAGACTGTCTGGAAGATGCACAGTATGTGGCGAAACTGGTGAAAGAAAAGATGGGAATCGACAACATTCTGATCCACAACATCGGAACCGTAATCGGAAGTCATACCGGTCCGGGCGTGGTAGCGGTATTCAATATGGGAGAGTATCGATAA
- the infC gene encoding translation initiation factor IF-3, whose translation MINEQIRDREVRLIGENGEQLGIMSAREAMKIASEADLDLVKIAPKAQPPVCKIVDYGKYRYEQSRREKEAKKKQKTVELKEVRLSPNIDTNDLNTKVNNAKKFIGKGNRVKVTLRFRGREMAHVQQSKHILDDFAKLLEDVAVVEKPAKMEGRSMSMVLTEKR comes from the coding sequence ATGATCAACGAACAAATCAGAGACAGGGAAGTACGCCTGATCGGTGAAAATGGAGAACAGCTGGGAATTATGTCAGCAAGAGAAGCAATGAAGATCGCATCTGAGGCAGATCTGGATCTTGTAAAGATTGCTCCGAAAGCACAGCCGCCGGTTTGCAAGATTGTTGATTACGGAAAGTACAGATACGAGCAGAGCAGACGTGAGAAAGAAGCAAAGAAGAAACAGAAGACGGTTGAGTTGAAAGAAGTACGTCTTTCACCGAATATTGATACTAATGATTTGAATACGAAGGTAAACAATGCCAAGAAATTTATCGGCAAAGGAAATCGCGTAAAAGTGACACTGCGTTTCCGCGGCCGTGAGATGGCTCACGTTCAGCAGAGTAAACACATTCTGGATGATTTTGCAAAGCTTCTGGAAGATGTGGCTGTTGTGGAGAAACCTGCCAAAATGGAAGGCAGAAGCATGAGCATGGTTTTAACTGAAAAACGTTAA
- a CDS encoding phosphate--AMP phosphotransferase: protein MLEKLDVTKKMDKKLYKEEIESRRTELGKLQRECRELHIPVMIVFEGLDASGKGVQIGELIESLDPRGFEVHAMKKETKDEKLHPFLWRYWNRLPEKGRIAIFDTSWYRKVQTDRFEGEIKGVKLEHAFRSIRSFEQQLTADGMVLIKFFLFIDQKEQKKRMKNLEKDRETAWRVTTEDWKRNHKFEKYLAINEEMLQRTDTEDASWTLVEAMDRRYATMKIYDTVIQRLRQAVDMVKKVQCSDLEKNQTKTVTESEDVSRECGIENLVENGVRREWVLAEDNAERKAETEIQDVGSSGSKEQTELHSSVLAQADLSKSCSKEVYEKEVKRLQKKLEKLHGELYRRRIPVVLAFEGWDAGGKGGAIKRLTKRMDPRGYVVHPTCAPNDLEKKYHYLWRFWRAFPKEGHVAIFDRSWYGRVMVERIEGFCTPEEWKRAYREINEMEKDLTDSGAIVLKFWMQIDKEEQAKRFVERQTNPEKQWKITEEDWRNREKWDQYEKAVDEMILRTSTKDAPWIIVEGNSKYYARLKVIRSVIEAIEKKIDFSEK from the coding sequence ATGCTGGAGAAACTGGATGTAACAAAAAAGATGGACAAGAAGCTGTATAAGGAAGAAATAGAAAGCCGAAGAACAGAACTTGGGAAATTACAGCGGGAATGTCGGGAACTTCACATTCCGGTGATGATCGTGTTTGAGGGATTGGATGCGTCAGGAAAAGGAGTTCAGATCGGGGAATTAATCGAGTCTCTGGATCCCAGAGGGTTCGAGGTTCATGCAATGAAAAAGGAAACAAAGGATGAAAAACTTCATCCGTTTCTCTGGCGGTATTGGAATAGGCTTCCGGAGAAGGGACGGATTGCGATCTTTGATACCAGTTGGTACCGAAAGGTTCAGACGGATCGGTTTGAGGGGGAAATCAAAGGCGTGAAACTGGAGCATGCCTTTCGGTCGATACGTTCTTTTGAACAGCAGTTGACGGCAGACGGGATGGTGCTGATAAAGTTTTTCCTGTTCATTGATCAGAAAGAACAGAAAAAGCGAATGAAAAATCTGGAAAAGGATAGGGAAACTGCCTGGAGGGTCACAACGGAGGATTGGAAGCGGAATCATAAATTTGAAAAATACCTTGCAATCAACGAGGAAATGTTGCAGAGGACAGACACGGAAGATGCAAGCTGGACGCTTGTGGAAGCAATGGATCGAAGATATGCGACGATGAAGATCTACGATACTGTCATTCAACGGCTGCGACAGGCTGTCGATATGGTAAAAAAGGTACAATGTTCTGACTTGGAAAAAAATCAGACAAAAACGGTAACAGAGTCAGAAGACGTGAGCCGTGAGTGTGGAATTGAAAATCTGGTAGAAAATGGGGTTCGAAGAGAGTGGGTATTGGCAGAGGACAATGCGGAAAGAAAAGCAGAAACTGAAATACAAGATGTAGGAAGTTCAGGAAGCAAAGAACAAACAGAACTTCATTCCTCCGTGCTTGCGCAGGCAGATTTAAGTAAATCATGCAGCAAAGAAGTCTATGAAAAAGAAGTGAAACGGCTTCAGAAGAAACTGGAAAAACTACACGGGGAATTGTATCGCAGACGAATTCCTGTGGTATTGGCATTTGAAGGATGGGATGCAGGCGGAAAGGGTGGAGCGATCAAGCGACTGACAAAACGAATGGATCCCAGGGGGTATGTGGTACATCCGACCTGTGCCCCGAATGATCTGGAGAAAAAGTACCACTATCTCTGGAGATTCTGGCGGGCATTCCCGAAGGAGGGACATGTGGCGATTTTTGACCGGAGCTGGTATGGAAGAGTTATGGTGGAACGAATCGAGGGATTCTGCACACCGGAAGAATGGAAAAGAGCGTATCGGGAGATCAATGAGATGGAAAAAGATCTGACAGATTCCGGGGCAATCGTGTTGAAATTCTGGATGCAGATTGATAAGGAAGAACAGGCAAAACGATTCGTGGAAAGACAGACAAATCCGGAAAAACAGTGGAAGATCACAGAGGAGGACTGGAGAAACCGGGAAAAGTGGGATCAGTATGAAAAAGCAGTGGATGAGATGATATTGCGGACTTCAACGAAAGATGCACCCTGGATCATTGTGGAAGGAAATTCCAAATATTATGCCAGACTGAAAGTGATAAGAAGCGTAATTGAGGCAATCGAAAAAAAGATAGATTTTTCTGAAAAATAA
- a CDS encoding TrpB-like pyridoxal phosphate-dependent enzyme, with translation MSEKTIPYKIYLNEDEMPKYWYNVRADMKNKPAPLLNPATHEPMTAEELGVVFCDELVAQELNNTDRYIEIPQEILDFYKMYRPAPLVRAYCLEKKLDTPAKIYYKFEGNNTSGSHKLNSAIAQAYYAKKQGLKGVTTETGAGQWGTALSMACSYLDLDCKVYMVKCSYEQKPFRREVMRTYGASVTPSPSTETEVGRKILAEHPGTTGSLGCAISEAVETAVGTEGYRYVLGSVLNQVLLHQSVIGVEAKAALDKYGVTPDIIIGCAGGGSNLGGLISPFMGEKLRGEKDYQFIAVEPASCPSLTRGVYAYDFCDTGMVCPLAKMYTLGSGFIPSPNHAGGLRYHGMSSTLSQLYADGYMEARSVEQTSVFEAAERFARVEGILPAPESSHAIKVAIDEALKCKETGEEKTILFGLTGTGYFDMYAYEKFHNGEMSDYIPTDEDLKVGFDGIPRFPGNMMD, from the coding sequence ATGAGTGAGAAAACAATTCCTTATAAGATTTACCTGAATGAAGATGAGATGCCGAAATACTGGTACAATGTGCGTGCAGATATGAAGAATAAACCGGCACCGCTTCTGAATCCTGCTACCCATGAACCAATGACTGCGGAAGAACTTGGTGTCGTGTTCTGTGATGAACTGGTAGCTCAGGAATTAAACAATACAGACCGTTATATCGAGATTCCGCAGGAAATTCTTGATTTTTATAAGATGTACCGTCCGGCACCGCTGGTACGTGCGTATTGTCTGGAGAAAAAACTGGATACACCGGCAAAGATCTATTACAAATTCGAGGGAAATAATACCAGTGGAAGCCATAAACTGAATTCAGCCATTGCGCAGGCATATTATGCAAAGAAACAGGGGCTGAAGGGTGTAACGACAGAAACCGGAGCAGGGCAGTGGGGAACTGCACTTTCTATGGCTTGCTCTTATCTGGATCTGGACTGTAAGGTATACATGGTAAAATGCTCTTATGAACAGAAACCGTTCCGCCGCGAAGTAATGCGTACTTACGGAGCCAGTGTGACTCCGTCTCCGTCCACTGAAACCGAAGTGGGGAGAAAGATCCTGGCAGAACATCCGGGAACCACAGGAAGTCTTGGCTGTGCGATTTCAGAAGCAGTAGAAACAGCTGTCGGAACGGAAGGATACCGTTATGTGCTTGGAAGCGTACTGAACCAGGTTCTGCTGCATCAGTCAGTGATCGGAGTCGAGGCAAAGGCTGCACTGGATAAATACGGCGTGACACCGGATATCATCATTGGATGTGCCGGAGGCGGTTCCAATCTTGGCGGACTGATTTCTCCGTTTATGGGAGAAAAATTGCGGGGAGAAAAAGATTATCAGTTTATCGCAGTAGAACCGGCATCCTGCCCGAGTCTTACAAGAGGCGTTTATGCCTATGATTTCTGTGATACCGGAATGGTATGCCCGTTGGCAAAGATGTATACCCTTGGAAGTGGATTTATTCCATCTCCGAACCATGCAGGAGGACTGCGTTATCACGGAATGAGTTCTACCTTATCTCAGTTGTATGCAGATGGATATATGGAAGCGCGTTCTGTGGAACAGACTTCTGTCTTTGAGGCGGCAGAGAGATTTGCAAGAGTAGAAGGAATCCTGCCGGCACCGGAAAGCAGCCATGCAATCAAAGTTGCCATTGATGAGGCATTAAAGTGCAAGGAGACAGGAGAAGAGAAGACAATCCTCTTCGGACTGACCGGAACCGGATACTTTGATATGTATGCTTATGAGAAATTCCATAATGGAGAAATGTCTGATTACATTCCGACGGATGAAGATCTGAAAGTGGGATTTGACGGAATTCCAAGATTCCCCGGTAATATGATGGACTGA